A region from the Chrysoperla carnea chromosome 4, inChrCarn1.1, whole genome shotgun sequence genome encodes:
- the LOC123299136 gene encoding myotubularin-related protein 6, whose amino-acid sequence MELIKKAKIENVKMLDRYNVRNPSQGTLYITTTHLIFVGPDSKKETWILHWHIATIEKLALTTTGSPIQIRCKNFLSVTFVVPRERDCYDIYLTLQRLSQPSNIEDLYCFFYTSSDEDIPQPAGWNFFDLQSEFLRMRVPNDQWCMTLTNKDYDLCDTYPRYIYVPTSANTTVLIGSSRFRSKGRLPALTYLHHNKASICRSSQPLSGFSARCLEDEQMLNCILRTNPNSKFMYVVDTRPKINAMANRAAGKGYENEAFYDNIKFQFLGIENIHVMRNSLQKLLETCELKNATMSSFIGGLESSGWLRHIKAILDTSWFIAQAIDEGISVVVHCSDGWDRTAQVCSIASLLLDPYYRTIQGFQALIEKDWLAFGHKFTERCGFIQGDSKEVSPIFTQFIDVTWQLTQQRPSAFQFNERFLLTLHDHVQSCQYGTFIGNCEKDRVDLRLAERTFSLWGYMANHMNEYMNPLYNSDDVPGVFKPCLAPQTIRFWRGMYSRFETGIHPREPINDLLLATCDHSSSLEDHIRYLTKKVTSLKSLISKASGMRKVKSPTNSNISSPDPTNAIDNKTLYEKSTLESADDSHPLKVTSDLKQEDAVNSNHVNSPAMDQITEELESVALDWKTLRNVKECVCTTPFDNFSRKHHCYRCGDVFCTRCIDKHHTSLPGHHSQRAVPVCRPCYQIITRSESIETPE is encoded by the exons attgaaaatgttaaaatgttgGATCGATACAACGTTCGAAATCCATCACAAGGTACACTGTATATAACAACAACTCATTTAATATTTGTCGGACCGGATTCTAAAAAAGAAACATGG atacTCCATTGGCATATAGCAACAATAGAAAAATTAGCTTTAACAACAACTGGCTCACCAATACAAattcgttgtaaaaatttcttatcagTAACATTTGTGGTACCACGTGAACGAGAttgttatgatatttatttaacactACAACGTTTATCTCAGCCATCAAATATTGaagatttatattgttttttttatacgtcAAGTGATGAAGATATACCACAACCAGCTGGATGGAATTTCTTCGATTTACAATCGGAATTTTTACGTATGCGTGTACCAAATGATCAGTGGTGTATGACGTTAACCAATAAAGATTATGAT ctaTGTGATACATATCCACGGTATATTTATGTACCAACATCAGCAAACACAACAGTTTTAATTGGAAGTTCCCGATTTCGTTCAAAAGGACGTTTACCTGCACTCACATATTTACATCACAATAAAGCATCAATATGCCGGAGTAGTCAACCTTTATCTGGATTCAGTGCACGTTGTCTTGAGGATGAACaaatgttaaattgtattttacgtACAAATCCAAATTCTAAATTTATGTATGTGGTAGATACGAGACCAAAG ataaatgcAATGGCAAATCGAGCAGCTGGCAAAGGATATGAAAATGAAgcattttatgataatataaaattccaatttttgggtattgaaaatattcacgTGATGCGaaatagtttacaaaaattattggaaa catgtgaattaaaaaatgcaacaaTGAGCAGTTTTATTGGTGGATTAGAATCAAGTGGATGGTTGCGACATATAAAAGCTATTTTAGATACATCTTGGTTTATAGCGCAAGCAATTGACGAAGGTATCAGTGTGGTTGTACATTGTTCAGATGGATGGGATCGTACCGCACAAGTTTGTTCAATAGCTTCGTTGTTATTGGATCCGTATTATCGGACCATTCAAGGTTTTCAA GCTCTTATTGAAAAAGACTGGTTAGCCTTTGGACACAAATTTACTGAACGTTGTGGTTTTATACAAGGTGACTCAAAAGAAGTTTCACCAATATTTACACAGTTCATAGATGTAACTTGGCAACTAACACAGCAGCGACCATCTGCTTTTCAATTTAACGAACGTTTTCTACTGACTTTGCATGATCATGTCCAATCATGTCAATATGGTACATTTATTGGAAATTGTGAAAAAGATCGAGTGGATTTAAG acttGCAGAACGAACTTTTTCATTATGGGGTTATATGGCGAATCATATGAATGAATATATGAATCCATTATATAATTCCGATGATGTTCCAGGTGTGTTTAAACCATGTCTAGCACCTCAAACGATTCG ATTTTGGAGAGGAATGTATAGTCGTTTTGAAACTGGAATTCATCCACGTGAACCAATTAATGATCTATTATTAGCTACGTGTGATCATAGCAGTTCGTTGGAGGATCATATACGATATTTAACCAAA AAAGTGACatctttaaaatcattaatatcCAAAGCAAGTGGAATGCGAAAAGTCAAATCACCaacaaactcaaatatttcGTCACCGGATCCAACAAATGCAAttgataataaaacattatatgaAAAATCTACCTTAGAATCAGCAGATGATTCACATCCATTAAAAGTAACATCAGATTTAAAACAAGAGGATGCGGTTAATTCAAATCATGTTAATTCACCAGCTATGGATCAAATTACCGAAGAATTAGAATCAGTTGCATTAGATTGGAAAACGCTTCGAAACGTTAAGGAATGTGTTTGCACAACaccttttgataattttagCCGCAAG caccACTGTTATAGATGTGGTGACGTATTTTGTACACGCTGCATAGACAAACATCATACATCGTTACCAGGGCATCATAGTCAACGTGCTGTTCCAGTATGTCGACCATGTTATCAAATTATTACACGATCTGAATCGATTGAAACACcagaataa